One Onthophagus taurus isolate NC chromosome 4, IU_Otau_3.0, whole genome shotgun sequence DNA window includes the following coding sequences:
- the LOC139429687 gene encoding uncharacterized protein, translating into MSSEAEFSIFTVHELKYISQLFELPEKKRKLEIIKEIINSNYTVDEVKIEIMTWTENPQKGRLEKIEIEKKEKEEKERIERLEIAKLDTEVKLAQFRVQGISENSNFSNSNINSFNMNKYLQPFKDNGDMSLFLINFERVCIQLNCGKETWPLRLTSVLSPAANEVVARLSEEDAKDYDKVRASLLKKYQLTSEVFRAKFRYSKKKFDQSYAEFAYQLKNNFKEWIKCEGICSDINKLIQLICLEKFYSSIPSEMRFWVEDHNKTKSIEEAAEQADVYISKRGPINDRNGYNKFKQEHKTSTQRETNQNNPSNMETESERKGDKRSFDKRRPFKCYACGGIGHFKGSKECPNFKESKENKQVVATLNTKKEVEELFAPYTLKGEINGKEVNILRDSAASYDVVHKNIVKTEHYSGKYVHVRGVLNEESVALPVAVVKLNLPEIGELETEAAVTSNLPNGYSYLLSNRTWEMFSNVDNVQNVFALTRSKSKKLKLEQQSIPVEQNQKNEKHKELREQENKVNEKDKQKKEESVLEEMLIIPKGKTDYDDITKLNPNKLRLLQGGDPTLKEYYDKAEIKEDKNGVKFKILNGILHRRFVDKLGRHYEQVVVPTSLRGKIMDIAHDNMWMGHLGCKKTVARIKQNYWWRQLNKDVKNKIKYCNVCMRVGKSTDKVKAPMCRVPIITEPYKKVNVDIVGPLTKTEKGNRYILTLMCCATKFPDAIPLQVADSESVVKGLLSIFSRVGFPSEIQTDLGRVFVSNLTTEFLEQSGIKIIHSSAYHPQSNAVERFHGVFKRILRALSYEHGKEWDEYIDQALFAVRSAPHAAHGFSPAELCYGRQIRSPLSMLKALWNGRDTNEPVVSYVLKLLERLKNMQEIVEISMKEAQNKSKKYYDKKAKEIIYKEGDKVMIYQPARTNKLQMQWEGPKKVVRKISDTNYILEDLTGRRKQTLIHVNLLKPYYEKPEIVAMYVTSSGEEETEMNIYKLEKKEEATLLATEVLQQSKGIGEFTEEQRMDLENLIGEFPGLFSNRPGRTNLVQHDIALKEERIIRTKPYSQSPRVREIIDEEIDKMLNLGVIKPSDSPYSSPMIIIEIEGKEPRPVIDYRALNAISIPQQHPIPNIEACVERCSNAKYLSLIDVVRAYWQIGMTERASKYAAFITHRGVFEPVTLPFGLQSAPFSFQRLMDKILEGYNEFAEPYLDDIAIHSMTWKDHLKHLRLVFTAMHKAGLTIKAKKCEWGKAQVVYLGHKIGQGYRTPSEAKVAAIKEFRRPVTKKDIRIFLGITGYYNHYIPNYAEIVSPLTDALRKGAKNKVEWDEQKENAFNNLKQELTSTKVLKAPDYKRKFIVQTDCSKRGMGVTLSQRDDENKEYPILYLSKKLTEREQAYSASELECAALVWAVNKLKPYLYLTHFIIETDHCPLTWLKQMSNKNARLLRWALSLQTLDFTVVYKPGKMCGNVDSLSRYNVEM; encoded by the coding sequence atgagttCTGAGGCTGAATTTAGTATTTTCACGGTGCATgagttaaaatatatttcacaGTTATTTGAATTAcctgaaaagaaaagaaaattagaaataattaaagaaataataaattctaacTACACTGTAGATGAggttaaaatagaaataatgaCTTGGACTGAAAATCCTCAAAAGGGTAGATTAGAAAAgattgaaatagaaaaaaaagaaaaagaagaaaaagagagAATTGAAAGATTAGAGATTGCTAAGTTAGATACTGAAGTAAAACTTGCACAGTTTAGGGTGCAAGGTATTTCTGagaattctaattttagtaaTTCTAATATCAATAGTTTTAATATGAATAAGTATTTACAACCATTTAAAGATAACGGTGATATGAGTTTATTCCTGATCAACTTTGAACGGGTTTGTATTCAATTAAACTGCGGGAAAGAAACATGGCCACTGAGATTGACCAGTGTATTGTCACCGGCCGCAAATGAAGTTGTGGCTAGATTAAGCGAAGAAGATGCGAAGGATTATGATAAAGTTAGAGccagtttattaaaaaaatatcagtTAACTTCTGAGGTCTTTAGGGCCAAATTTAGATatagtaaaaagaaatttgatcAGAGTTATGCTGAATTTGCTTATCAATtgaagaataattttaaagaatggATTAAATGCGAAGGGATATGCagtgatataaataaattaatacaattaatatGTTTAGAAAAGTTTTACAGTTCAATACCATCTGAAATGAGATTTTGGGTTGAAGatcacaataaaacaaaatcaattgaAGAAGCAGCGGAACAAGCAGATGTTTACATTTCGAAGAGGGGTCCTATTAATGATAGAAAtggatataataaatttaagcaGGAACATAAAACATCAACACAAAGGGAAACGAATCAGAATAATCCTTCCAATATGGAAACAGAAAGCGAAAGGAAAGGAGATAAGAGAAGTTTTGATAAACGAAGACCATTTAAATGTTATGCTTGCGGAGGAATaggtcattttaaaggatcaAAAGAATGTCCTAATTTCAAAGAAAGCAAAGAAAATAAGCAAGTAGTAGCTACCTTAAATACTAAGAAAGAAGTTGAAGAATTATTTGCTCCATATACTTTAAAAGGGGAAATAAATGGTAAGGAAGTAAACATTTTGAGAGACAGTGCTGCGAGTTATGATGTAGTACAtaaaaacattgtcaaaacagAACATTATTCTGGGAAATATGTACATGTTAGAGGAGTACTGAATGAAGAAAGTGTGGCTTTACCAGTGGCtgtagtaaaattaaatttaccagAAATAGGAGAACTTGAAACAGAAGCTGCAGTTACAAGTAATTTGCCAAACGGATACTCGTATCTATTGTCAAATAGAACGTGGGAAATGTTCAGTAATGTGGATAATGTACAAAATGTATTTGCATTAACCcgatcaaaatcaaaaaaattaaaattagaacaacAAAGTATTCCAGTAGAACAAAATCAGAAAAATGAAAAGCATAAAGAATTAAGAGAACaggaaaataaagtaaatgaaAAGGATAAACAAAAGAAGGAAGAAAGTGTTTTAGAAGAAATGTTGATAATTCCTAAAGGAAAAACTGATTATGATGATATAACAAAGTTAAATCCTAATAAACTGAGGTTGTTGCAGGGAGGAGACCCTACGTTGAAAGAATACTATGATAAAGCAGAGATTAAAGAGGACAAAAAtggtgttaaatttaaaatcttaaatggaatATTGCACCGAAGATTTGTAGACAAATTAGGAAGACACTATGAACAAGTAGTGGTACCAACAAGTCTACGAGGGAAGATAATGGATATTGCGCATGATAATATGTGGATGGGCCATTTAGGATGTAAAAAGACGGTTGcaagaataaaacaaaattactgGTGGAGACAACTAAATAAAGATgtcaagaataaaataaaatattgtaacgTATGTATGCGTGTAGGGAAAAGCACAGACAAAGTAAAAGCGCCTATGTGCCGAGTTCCAATTATAACAGAACCGTACAAGAAAGTAAATGTAGATATTGTCGGACCTTTGACTAAAACGGAAAAGGGAAATAGGTACATACTTACCTTGATGTGCTGTGCAACTAAATTTCCGGATGCAATACCACTACAAGTAGCTGACTCAGAATCAGTGGTAAAAGGATTATTGAGCATATTTTCTAGAGTTGGTTTCCCTTCAGAGATACAGACAGATTTGGGGAGAGTGTTTGTTAGCAACCTAACTACGGAATTTTTGGAACAAAgtggtattaaaataatccaCAGCTCTGCATACCATCCTCAGTCAAATGCAGTAGAGAGATTTCATGGAGTGTTTAAAAGAATACTCAGAGCTTTGAGTTACGAACATGGAAAAGAGTGGGACGAGTACATTGATCAAGCATTATTTGCCGTAAGAAGTGCGCCACATGCGGCACATGGTTTCAGTCCTGCGGAGTTATGTTATGGAAGGCAAATTAGATCTCCATTAAGTATGTTAAAAGCCTTATGGAATGGCAGAGATACTAATGAACCAGTAGTTAGTTATGTATTGAAATTACTTGAACGATTGAAAAACATGCAAGAAATTGTAGAAATTAGTATGAAAGAAGCACAGaataaatcaaagaaatattatgataaaaaagcaaaggaaattatttacaaagaagGGGATAAAGTGATGATATATCAGCCAGCTAGAACGAATAAATTACAAATGCAATGGGAAGGTCCAAAGAAAGTAGTAAGGAAAATATCAGATACCAATTACATATTAGAAGACCTAACTGGAAGAAGAAAGCAAACCCTTATAcatgtaaatttattgaaaccttATTATGAAAAACCTGAAATAGTTGCAATGTACGTAACATCTTCGGGGGAAGAAGAAACAGAAatgaatatatataaattggaAAAGAAAGAGGAAGCAACTTTACTGGCTACAGAAGTTTTACAACAATCAAAGGGAATTGGAGAATTTACAGAAGAGCAAAGAATGGATTTGGAGAATTTAATTGGAGAATTTCCTGGGTTATTTTCAAATCGCCCTGGTAGAACCAATTTGGTTCAACATGATATTGCTTTGAAAGAAGAAaggattatcagaaccaaaccGTATTCACAATCTCCGAGAGTACGAGAAATCATAGATGAAGAAATAGATAAAATGCTTAACTTAGGCGTAATTAAACCAAGTGACAGTCCATATTCGTCGCCGATGATTATAATAGAAATAGAAGGTAAAGAACCAAGACCAGTAATAGATTATCGGGCTTTAAATGCTATTTCCATACCTCAACAACACCCAATACCTAACATAGAAGCTTGTGTGGAACGGTGTAGTAACGCAAAATATTTAAGTCTTATAGATGTTGTACGAGCTTACTGGCAAATTGGAATGACTGAGCGTGCAAGTAAATATGCAGCTTTTATAACTCATCGAGGAGTATTTGAACCAGTAACTTTGCCATTCGGACTTCAATCCGCtccattttcttttcaaagatTAATGGATAAAATTTTGGAAGGTTATAACGAATTTGCCGAACCTTATTTAGATGATATAGCAATACATTCAATGACATGGAAAgatcatttgaaacatttgcGACTTGTGTTTACAGCTATGCATAAGGCAGGTCTTACAATAAAGGCAAAGAAATGTGAGTGGGGAAAAGCTCAAGTTGTTTATCTAGGACATAAAATAGGACAAGGTTATAGAACTCCATCTGAAGCAAAAGTAGCTGCAATAAAAGAATTTCGACGACCggtaacaaaaaaagatattagaATCTTTTTAGGGATAACTGGATATTATAACCATTACATACCAAATTATGCAGAAATTGTTAGTCCTTTAACAGACGCTTTACGAAAAGGAGCCAAAAACAAGGTTGAATGGGATGAACAGAAGGAAAAcgcatttaataatttaaaacaagaattaacTAGTACTAAAGTGTTAAAAGCTCCcgattataaaagaaaatttatagtACAAACTGATTGTTCAAAACGAGGAATGGGAGTTACTTTATCCCAACGTGATgacgaaaataaagaataccCTATACTGTACTTAAGCAAAAAGCTAACTGAGAGAGAACAAGCTTACAGTGCAAGTGAGTTAGAATGTGCTGCATTAGTTTGGGcagtgaataaattaaaaccgtACCTATATTTAactcattttattattgaaacagATCATTGTCCTCTGACTTggttaaaacaaatgagtaataAAAACGCTAGACTATTAAGATGGGCGCTTTCTTTACAAACGTTAGATTTTACGGTAGTTTATAAGCCTGGAAAAATGTGTGGCAACGTCGATTCGTTATCTCGTTATAATGTTGAGATGTAA